Genomic segment of Arachis hypogaea cultivar Tifrunner chromosome 16, arahy.Tifrunner.gnm2.J5K5, whole genome shotgun sequence:
GATTTGGAAAAAGATCAAGGTAACTCCGAAGTCAAATCCTGTGTTTAATTGAATTGTATAAATAACATTTGTGTGTTGATGATGCATATAGGATCGGTTTAAGTGCGATATGGAGATTTGTGAGTCGCTAAAGGATAAGGTGGACAAGTACAAAGATGGAAGAAAGTCTATCATCCAACTAAGTTCCGACGTTAGTGATGTGTCCATTATTCCTATTGTATTGTGATTATTGGTGAAAATTCAAGTACAGTCAACTTAATGTGAAGTTAATAGCCGAGCGTTATTAGATGACAATATAGTTAAActtgtcaaatcatttaacgactctcaCGTATcaaacttcacatgaagttaactGCACTTAAGTTTATACTGTGATTATTTGGTTTCAACATATACATACACACATCACATTGTTGTTGCTATACATGCAGGTTGCTACACTTTTGCGGGGCCATCCCGATCTTATTGAGAAATTTCGCGAATGGATTCCCATCACTCCGAATGAGGGATCCGATGAAGTATCTAGCGATACTAGCTTTAGTACCACTGATACTGACGCCGATATATACAATGATACATCTTCAGATGCCATGGATTAATCtatcaaaatacacttttatgaATAATGCTCttgctatttttatatttaaattgattATGGATTTAACAGACAATAATGAACATgtttttttggtatattttaaGTGACTTGTTTCTCAATAGCTTTTCTAAGTGATGACCATTTATTTTCTTAGTAGTTTCCAAGTTCAAATAGTACGGCTAGATAAAATATCAACTTAATTGCATTGCATTCTCTAATAAACATAAATTTCAAATTGCTTTAAAAACTACCTCCTAATCGACAAACTTTGTCGATTTCAATCAacaaagtaaaagtaaaaaaaatgcaatactattatataatttaatgataattttaaatagaattaacttttatgtataaaaaaaaagatattaaattattaattaatgatcaTCTTGTAATGGCTAAGGATCTTTTGTATTTAGTGAGAGATGTTTGTTCAACATCActtgaaatatatttttatataagtatatcaTAAGAGTACGAATTGGTCATGTAGGGTTGCTCATTTCCTAGGTAGATCTCTGAGTGTACATCAATACTTGACTTCTAAAAATCAGGAGTACTTTAATCAAGTATATGTTTGTAATTCTTTAGACAATCAAAATCACGGAGGTCTATCATATCTAATGAGCATTCAACTAAGTTAGAATCTTTGCCTCCAGCAACAATCTTTTGTTTTCAGCAAATTGTTATGACATTGGCAAACAtgaatatatgtatttaaaatgcTAGTTgaactttttaatatttattttaattagaacTTTATTAGCTATTAAGATTTTATCTCTTATGAATTTTATTGTGtacaaatttatttaataattaaaatgattatacgttttttttgtattttcactGCAAAAATAACCCTTATTTTTAGCCAAAAAGACAACCTTTTAAGGGTTgtatatttacttatttagaaGAATAGGCAATACTTTTAAGGGTTGCAAATTCAAATAAATAGGCAATATTTTAACGTGTTATATATTCTAAACAATAGGCAACATTTTAACGTGTTGTATATTCAAAGGAAGAGACAACACTTTTTGCTAATAGTTGAAGCATGACAGCTAAAAGAGTACGGGTAAAGTGTTGTCTATTTTAAAGAATAAGCAACCCTTCTGAAGAATTCTTTTTAGAAGCATTGCTTTTGAAGCAAAAAAGTATTGCTTCGATCTAAGACAACGACTACATCGGCAGGTCCCCTAAAAGTGTTGCCTCAAGTCTCAAAACATTGCTATAGATCAaagacaacttttttttttataggtaacacttttaaaatattatctcAATCATATTGTAGTGTATTTGGCTATTAtctttcaatatttaaattcttgACATATATGCTAACAATGATTCGATCAAAATGACAGTATGCCTAAACTATTATACAaatgtaattataaaaaataagtcaTTACTCTAGGATGCCATTGGACAGATCTTTTTTACTTGTGAGACCAACCAATTAATTCCTCAATACAACTATAAATTGTTTCAACATGCAATGTATTGTGTCTGAGTAATTCAATGCAAGGCAGGATGCTGTACAGAAACAGGGATTTCAACTTATATCGGTATGGGAATTAAATTTCTTCTACTGCAAGCAATGTTTATTTAATGTTTGGTAGTGATAGTGTTTCACATTTTGGTATGTTCCCAATATAAAGTATTTCATCATTTTTCCATATTTTCACAAATGGAGTGAGTGAAAGCATGACCTCAGAGATTACTCTAAAGGATGTACCGGCAGAAGCTTTCATGGCAATGCTTGACTTCTTATACGAtggtgaattgaatgacaaaattATTGATTCTGGCGCATTGTTGCTCCAGCTGCTTTTGTTGGCTGACCAATTTGGAGTGGCTTTTCTTCATCAAGAATGCTGCAAAATGCTTTAGATTGCCTCCCAGAGGTAGATTGGTTAACTTGAATGACAAATAAATTGGTACTTAATAGAAGTTTGAATAATTTATCATGGGGGTGCCACTTAACTGATCGGAGGAGAGTTGCGGTTTTGGACTtctgaaaacaaaaagaagagatCTATTTTTTACAAGAATCGATTCTAAGAGTAATTCTGTCTACATACATATGCAGGGATGAAGTTCTTTTGGATGAACGTCAAACAAGAGAGTTTAATGCTGCAAAATCACCAAGGTGtagaggaggaaaagaaaaaaatccaGCAATAAAAGAATAACGATAAAAAAATacatcaagaagaagaaatgttaaaaagaaagaagagaagaaggaggaaaaacgcGAAAAAAAGATGACGGCGAGGACAACGTAAAGCGTGTATAATCACGTTTTTTTAATGAGAGTGATTTTTGTTCGTGTTTAGTCTACTTAATTGAACTTGGATTGAACTTGAATGACAATAATGTTGTAGTAGATGTGTAAATATTGTGTGCCGTGGATAAGTTTGTTTTGCAATAATATATGGAGTCTAAAATGATCGAATCATCTAAAAAACCGATTAATTAATAGCGGTTTTGTTATTAAGTGAGGtgacaaaattataatatttttatattttaaagaaaaaatttgtattttatgcTAAAGCTTAAAGGGTAAGTaatgttatattttgaaaataaaatagaaaaagtacaTTATTGTTATCTCTGTTGagggaaaattaaattttattttaatatatatgccATTTAGTTACATAGTTTAAATTATTAAACCTTTGAATTAACCATTATAATACTTAATCAATATATAGAATGGAAAGTATTTTAATCTTTTTCATTGTTGTCAAACTCTTGAATTAACTCGTAAACTCATACGAGTTTAGATAGTGGAATCGAATTAATTCGGACACAAATTCGTTTATGGGTAGATTCAGATAATGACATAAAATTTAACATTATCCTTCTCTAGAGTcatctatttttttagtttttatctttatttttgtattttattttaattttattaaatcaaaGTATTAATgtcatttaactttaatttttaacttttatcatAAATGAAAATATATGACTTTGTATGcattagataataaaaaatactcataataAAAAAGAGTTAAATTTACTCATTCGTTACATTTATAGGAGTGTAGATGATTCACATAAGAGTtatgagattttttttaattttatttttaaattagtattcaCTTTTGAGTGTAATAATTATGAACTAATATATGATAGTAACTAACTGCGATTGAACAGAAGATGAATAAAAAacggaagaaagaagagagaacaaGCTAATAAAAGAATGGTAGTGAGACATACGTAGATAGATATATAATggtaagaaaaaagaataataaaactaaaagttaaaaattctaaaagaataataaaactaaagataatttaaaatgttgaatataaaattataagacaTAATTTTTTTAGCTATTAAAATTATAGGAGAGAAAGagtgatttaaatataaattttataaatttataattgagaaataaataaatttacaaatatttataaatttatatcttCTTTGTTACACATAGTAACAACGTAATGATTTTAGTATtatatctaaattaatttaaattcaattattctatatattaaaaaattaaataacttataaatttttttattttttattttattattttatacaaaacttttgaatgcttgatatcttaaattttttttaaactgatAAAACATGACTTAACAAGTAAGTATGAAAAATAAGTATTTATATAATCGTTATACATTTAGATATCtaaatcaaaaaagaaaataattcttTTAACAAATCTTTAATAATTCAAAAGTTAACACAATGGATATGTATGAATCAAAGTGATAAATAAAAATGAGATCTGCGATAATGATATAGTGGTAACTGATTGCGATTGGGATTaacagaagaagaaaatataaggAAGGACAATAAAACAAGGCAACATAATAGTGACGGCAAgacaataataattatacatataaaaaaataataagagaaaataatagtgtatagtatgatgagaagatataagcaaaataaaaattaataattttaaaataataataaaatttaatataattaaagatgtataatataagattaaaaaaataattttttatctattaaaattatgtattttctaaaagagtgttttgaatatgaatataaatttttaaatttattccaAATTAAAtagaattgagaaaataagtaaatttaatatataaataactaatttataaataatattaataaatttttatcttgattttgttatatataataataatataatttttttattttttaatttaaatttatttattttatactttttacatatattaaataatttaaaatattttatatttttataatttattttttaattattgatattaaatttataattttaaaaataaaaatataaaatatttttttaacccaATAGAAGAGCGGCTGAACAGGCATGGTAGTACCTGTTGAGTCGCTAGTCATTCTTATAGTACGATCACATTATTTCAAAACATACAAtgtgaaataataaaatatagtttaattaaTGTGCACAATAAAACAAACATAAAACTTATATAATAGCAGTCAAATATGAAAAGTAGTGACAATCTTCTATTCTAaggtattatattaaattttaatttaaatttataattattagttaaatatttacaataatatactatttttattatatcagttaaaaataatatattttgatactATTTTTTAAGGCTACtaacattaaattttgataatttgaacaACAACTTTTAATACTTtatgtcttaattttttttaattgattaataaaattatttaacacgcacatcaagaaaaaattattatttttatatatctagATATTTAAAAGACACAAaaataggctaatttttttttatattgtgttGTTATGGGTGTTTTTCATTAATATTATGATATTTTGGTGTAATGCACTGATATGAGATAAAAGAAATCGTGAGTAACGATTTCAaataagacaaaaaataaaaaaaagttaatagaaATCGTAGGTTACGATTTcagataagacaaaaaaaaaagaaatcctgagtcactattttaattttttaattaaaaaaaatgtgatttatgAAATCGTGAATAACGATTTTTTTTGTTATGCAAATCGTGAGTAACGATTTATATTATACATCACACTTGTGAAATACACCCATTTTAACTCATATCAATGTATTACACCATTTCAtccatcatataaaaaataattaacgacaaaaataaattcttttaataacactttaacaactcataaaagttaacaaAACCAATGATTATAGATCAAAGTGGTAGACAAGATATAAAATTGTGATATGATACTTGATGATAATTAAAGAGAAGGtgagaggagaaaaagaaaataaaaaaaggagaacAAGACAATATAACAATTACGGTAAGACAATGACaatcttgtatatagaaaataataataagaaaaaataatagtgTGTGATAcaatgaaaaaatataataaaagtataaataaataattaaaaaaaaaattacagataatttaaaaattaaatataaaatttagaattatactttgaatataatattttatctttactttaaattaaacactgttaaaaaataaataaataaatttatataatatttataaataattactttataaatatttatcttgattttgttatacataataataatataataattttttaaatattttatttaatttaaatttataaattttgtacattttaaaatttaaataacttataaatttttatatttatttttaaatatttgttattcttaatttttaaattattttataaaatttataattttaaaaataaaaattttacaaaactatatGTGAGTAaatttttcttctcccttttccCCCCAAATTGTTTTCCAGTAAACTGAGAAAAATTAATttgttcttaaaaaaaaaaaaaacagctcaGACTCCGACACTATCAGATCAAATCAAACCCCTCTAAAACCTCAAAGGCAAAAAtccaaaaccctaattacccgcCCCGCACCCATTCTCCTTCTTCCTCTACTCTCCGAAATGGCTTCCGCAGCCTCTCCAAGAATACCCACCGAGACGGTGAAGAACGCCGTGGAGGCTCTCCTGAAGTGGCGAGATTCCAATTCCGAGTCTCACAAACCCAAACTCTTCGACGCCGACGAAGAATTCGTTTACTTAGTCGTCACTCTGAAAACCATCCCTCACAAATCCCGCGTTAACTCTTACAAGGTCCCTTTACCccactctctcctctctcccttCAACGAAACTTGCCTCATCATCGACGACAGGTCCAAATCCAAACTCACTAAACAAGAAGCTCAAAAGAAGATCAAGGCCGATAACGTCGCCGTTTCCAAGGTCCTCAGGTTGTCGAAGCTGGCCTCCGATTACCGCCCTTTTGAGGCGAAGCGGAAGCTCTGTGATTCATATGATCTTTTTTTTCGCTGATAAGAGAGTGGTGCCTTTGATGCCCAGGCTGTTGGGGAAGAAATTCtttaagaagaagaaggtgcCGGTGCAGGTGGACTTGATTAAGAAGAATTGGAAGGAGCAGGTGGATAAGGCGTGTTCGTCGGCGCTTCTGTTTCTTGGAACGGGGACTTGTTGTGTTGTGAAGGTTGCCAAGGTTTCCATGGAGAGCGAGCAGATTGTTGAGAATATGATGGCTGCCATTGAGGGGGTTGTTGAGGTTGTGCCGAAGAAGTGGGCGAATGTGAGGTCCTTGCATGTTAAGCTTTACGAGTCGCTGGCGCTGCCTGTTTTCTAGGCTGTTCCGGAGGTGAAGTTGAGGATTGAGGGAAGTAAGGTTGAGGAGGCGGAGAAAGAGAAGCAgatgatggaggaggaggaagagggcgAAGACCATAGTGGCGCGAAGgcggtgaagaagaagaagaagaagaagaaggggaggATTCATGAAGTTAGATACATGGATAGCGAAGTTGGTGAGGATAATGTTGAAGATGTGGCAGGTAGTGAGgatgatggtggtggtgttgTTATGGAGGAAGATTTAAAGGATGCTGGAAAAGGTAGTGGAGAATTGATGaataagaagaggaagaaaggggCATTGAGTGAGTTGAGCAGTGTCAAAGAATTGAAAAAATCTGTTAAGAGAAGAGGTAAACAGGATAAATCTGCGAAAGTGATGAAGGAAAATTCCATCAAGAAGAGTCAGAATAGTGAATTATCTGTTGAGGATGGAGATTcaggaaagaaggggaagaataTCAAGAAGAAACTATCTCTATTGAAGTCAGAAGAAgctgatttgaaaaagaaagtgagGGCCAAGAAAAGTAAGAAGGCTGCTTAAGGTTATTGTTAGGATTTACTGTTAGATTTCACTGCTTGATTTAACTCTTGGTGGCTGCCATGTGTTGTTTTCATTTGTTGAGTCCTCTCGCAGATTTTGTATCAAGCGTAATTTGTTTTGTTATTCTTTTTGCGTTCTGTTTTGATCATTTTATAACTTGTTATTGCTACTATCCAATATTCCTATAATTGAACTTTAGATTGATTTGTGAGAAGGAGAATCAAAATATTGTTTTCTCAGTTCAGAAAACTCTTTTAAGTTGTTTAGATTTCATGTTGTCAGATAACTCCATAGAAATTATGAGACGAATGGTCCCTTACTTTAAAGTAAAAGGCTTATCAAAGTTTAGCTTGAAATTCTACTACCTCCTATTTTGCCTAAGTATATCTCTGAAATTAT
This window contains:
- the LOC112697689 gene encoding LOW QUALITY PROTEIN: uncharacterized protein (The sequence of the model RefSeq protein was modified relative to this genomic sequence to represent the inferred CDS: deleted 1 base in 1 codon; substituted 1 base at 1 genomic stop codon), translating into MASAASPRIPTETVKNAVEALLKWRDSNSESHKPKLFDADEEFVYLVVTLKTIPHKSRVNSYKVPLPHSLLSPFNETCLIIDDRSKSKLTKQEAQKKIKADNVAVSKVLRLSKLASDYRPFEAKRKLCDSYDLFFADKRVVPLMPRLLGKKFFKKKKVPVQVDLIKKNWKEQVDKACSSALLFLGTGTCCVVKVAKVSMESEQIVENMMAAIEGVVEVVPKKWANVRSLHVKLYESLALPVFXAVPEVKLRIEGSKVEEAEKEKQMMEEEEEGEDHSGAKAVKKKKKKKKGRIHEVRYMDSEVGEDNVEDVAGSEDDGGGVVMEEDLKDAGKGSGELMNKKRKKGALSELSSVKELKKSVKRRGKQDKSAKVMKENSIKKSQNSELSVEDGDSGKKGKNIKKKLSLLKSEEADLKKKVRAKKSMPVGPYLYANDLNDVLKKKHASGGYKSLVFYLEACESGSIFEGLLPEDINIYATTASNTVESSWGTYCYSTCLGDLYSISWMEDSDTHNLRTETLHQQYKLVKDRTLNGNAYYGSHVMQYGDVGISENLLFQYLGTNPANDNYTFVDENSLRTPSKAVNQRDADLIHFWEKFRKAPEGSSSKITAQKQVVEVMSHRMHIDNSVKLIGNLLFGTEKGPELLSAVRPAGKPLVDDWDCLKNMVRTFETHCGSLSQYGMKHMRTFANICDAGIHKDQMDEATAQACVSIPSNPWSSLERGFSA